One Bombus pyrosoma isolate SC7728 linkage group LG9, ASM1482585v1, whole genome shotgun sequence genomic window carries:
- the LOC122571030 gene encoding glutaminase liver isoform, mitochondrial isoform X3: protein MKNTDQNIVMPCIELNDKCSMENSELVPMSSFVDPEYYSMRTKITCSMWLEKKSENSRRMLARFLSTRDQDQATNAEDVLFDMFKNEDTGLLAVGKFLAALRTTGLRNEDPRLQEFTDNLRKEHLKCGGHEGVSHETQKLNREQFRRIINPNIVLISRAFRHQFIIPDWSGFTKHIEDFYWKCKSNSEGKVASYIPQLARMNPDYWGVSVCTIDGQRFSIGDTSIPFTLQSCSKPLTYAIALDRLGQEVVHQYVGQEPSGRNFNELVLDYNKKPHNPMINAGAILVCSLLKSLIKPEMTLAEKFDFTMNYFKRLAGEENLGFNNAVFLSEREAADRNYALGFYMREHNCYPDKSNLKEILDFYFQCCSMEANCDTMAVMAATLANGGICPITEEKVLKPDSVRDVLSLMHSCGMYDYSGQFAFKVGIPAKSGVSGCLLVVIPNVMGICTWSPPLDPLGNSCRGVQFCQELVSEFNFHSTYYDHRYDNLKHATNKKDPRRHKYETKGLSIVNLLFSAASGDVTAMRRHRLSGMDMTLSDYDGRTALHLAASEGHLDCVEFLIEQCGVPHNPKDRWGKRPVDEAETFGHMQVVEYLNNYAVALKTEQENEEKENNNTEEGDQRKVAESTAQTPIP from the exons atGAAGAATACGGATCAGAACATCGTTATGCCTTGTATAGAATTGAACGATAAATGTTCAATGGAAAATTCGGAGTTAGTGCCGATGAGTAGCTTCGTCGACCCTGAATACTATTCAATGAGAACGAAAATTACGTGTTCAATGTGGTTAGAAAAGAAGAGTGAAAATTCGAGGAGGATGCTGGCGCGTTTTCTTAG CACTAGAGATCAAGATCAAGCGACGAACGCGGAAGATGTCCTCTTCGACATGTTTAAAAACGAGGATACCGGCCTCCTAGCGGTGGGAAAATTTTTGGCT GCTCTGAGGACCACCGGTTTGCGAAACGAAGACCCTAGGCTTCAAGAATTCACGGATAATTTACGAAAGGAACACTTGAAGTGCGGAGGTCACGAGGGAGTATCTCACGAGACTCAAAAATTGAATAGAGAACAATTTAGACG AATTATAAATCCGAACATAGTGTTGATCTCGCGGGCGTTTAGGCATCAATTCATTATCCCCGACTGGTCGGGCTTCACCAAGCACATAGAGGACTTCTACTGGAAATGCAAATCGAACTCGGAGGGCAAGGTCGCCTCGTACATACCGCAATTAGCGAGGATGAATCCAGATTACTGGGGCGTTTCCGTTTGCACGATCGATGGGCAGAGATTCAGCATCGGCGACACCTCGATCCCGTTTACTTTGCAAAGTTGCAGCAAACCCTTGACTTATGCGATCGCTTTAGATAGGCTGGGACAAGAAGTGGTCCATCAATACGTCGGCCAGGAACCATCCGGACGAAACTTCAACGAGTTGGTGCTAGATTACAACA AGAAACCTCATAATCCTATGATCAACGCTGGGGCAATCCTAGTTTGTTCTCTCCTAAAGTCTCTGATCAAGCCTGAAATGACTTTAGccgaaaaattcgattttacaATGAACTACTTCAAGAGGCTAGCTGGCGAAGAGAATCTAGGCTTCAACAATGCTGTGTTTTTATCGGAACGGGAAGCTGCTGACAGAAATTACGCACTTGGATTTTACATGAGGGAGCACAATTGTTATCCCGATAAATCGAATCTAAAAGAAATCTTGGATTTCTATTTCCAG TGTTGCTCTATGGAGGCGAATTGTGACACAATGGCAGTGATGGCAGCTACTTTGGCCAACGGTGGTATTTGTCCCATCACCGAAGAAAAAGTTTTAAAGCCTGACAGCGTTCGAGATGTTCTGAGTTTAATGCATAGCTGTGGAATGTACGACTACAGTGGCCAATTTGCGTTCAAG GTTGGCATACCAGCGAAGTCCGGAGTGTCAGGATGTCTCTTGGTAGTGATACCAAACGTGATGGGTATTTGCACGTGGTCTCCACCATTGGATCCCCTTGGGAACTCCTGCAGAGGCGTCCAATTCTGTCAGGAACTCGTCTCTGAGTTCAACTTTCATAG CACCTACTATGATCACAGGTACGACAATCTGAAGCACGCGACTAATAAGAAAGACCCGAGGAGACACAAATACGAAACCAAAGGGCTGTCGATCGTTAATCTTCTGTTCAGCGCGGCCAGTGGCGATGTTACAGCGATGAGAAg gCATCGGTTGAGTGGAATGGACATGACCCTGTCGGATTATGATGGTCGAACAGCTCTGCATTTAGCTGCTAGCGAAGGGCATCTGGATTGTgtcgaatttttaatcgaacagTGTGGAGTTCCTCACAATCCTAAGGACAG ATGGGGAAAAAGGCCGGTCGATGAGGCAGAAACATTCGGACACATGCAAGTGGTGGAATACTTAAACAACTACGCTGTAGCCTTAAAGACGGAAcaggaaaacgaagaaaaggagaataaTAATACGGAGGAAGGGGATCAAAGAAAAGTAGCTGAATCAACGGCACAAACACCGATACCATAA
- the LOC122571030 gene encoding glutaminase kidney isoform, mitochondrial isoform X7, which translates to MDSFDFCEPFLDDFPHFRKTYLRTRDQDQATNAEDVLFDMFKNEDTGLLAVGKFLAALRTTGLRNEDPRLQEFTDNLRKEHLKCGGHEGVSHETQKLNREQFRRIINPNIVLISRAFRHQFIIPDWSGFTKHIEDFYWKCKSNSEGKVASYIPQLARMNPDYWGVSVCTIDGQRFSIGDTSIPFTLQSCSKPLTYAIALDRLGQEVVHQYVGQEPSGRNFNELVLDYNKKPHNPMINAGAILVCSLLKSLIKPEMTLAEKFDFTMNYFKRLAGEENLGFNNAVFLSEREAADRNYALGFYMREHNCYPDKSNLKEILDFYFQCCSMEANCDTMAVMAATLANGGICPITEEKVLKPDSVRDVLSLMHSCGMYDYSGQFAFKVGIPAKSGVSGCLLVVIPNVMGICTWSPPLDPLGNSCRGVQFCQELVSEFNFHSTYYDHRYDNLKHATNKKDPRRHKYETKGLSIVNLLFSAASGDVTAMRRHRLSGMDMTLSDYDGRTALHLAASEGHLDCVEFLIEQCGVPHNPKDRWGKRPVDEAETFGHMQVVEYLNNYAVALKTEQENEEKENNNTEEGDQRKVAESTAQTPIP; encoded by the exons atgGACAGTTTCGACTTCTGTGAACCATTTCTAGACGATTTTCCTCATTTTCGTAAAACGTATTTACG CACTAGAGATCAAGATCAAGCGACGAACGCGGAAGATGTCCTCTTCGACATGTTTAAAAACGAGGATACCGGCCTCCTAGCGGTGGGAAAATTTTTGGCT GCTCTGAGGACCACCGGTTTGCGAAACGAAGACCCTAGGCTTCAAGAATTCACGGATAATTTACGAAAGGAACACTTGAAGTGCGGAGGTCACGAGGGAGTATCTCACGAGACTCAAAAATTGAATAGAGAACAATTTAGACG AATTATAAATCCGAACATAGTGTTGATCTCGCGGGCGTTTAGGCATCAATTCATTATCCCCGACTGGTCGGGCTTCACCAAGCACATAGAGGACTTCTACTGGAAATGCAAATCGAACTCGGAGGGCAAGGTCGCCTCGTACATACCGCAATTAGCGAGGATGAATCCAGATTACTGGGGCGTTTCCGTTTGCACGATCGATGGGCAGAGATTCAGCATCGGCGACACCTCGATCCCGTTTACTTTGCAAAGTTGCAGCAAACCCTTGACTTATGCGATCGCTTTAGATAGGCTGGGACAAGAAGTGGTCCATCAATACGTCGGCCAGGAACCATCCGGACGAAACTTCAACGAGTTGGTGCTAGATTACAACA AGAAACCTCATAATCCTATGATCAACGCTGGGGCAATCCTAGTTTGTTCTCTCCTAAAGTCTCTGATCAAGCCTGAAATGACTTTAGccgaaaaattcgattttacaATGAACTACTTCAAGAGGCTAGCTGGCGAAGAGAATCTAGGCTTCAACAATGCTGTGTTTTTATCGGAACGGGAAGCTGCTGACAGAAATTACGCACTTGGATTTTACATGAGGGAGCACAATTGTTATCCCGATAAATCGAATCTAAAAGAAATCTTGGATTTCTATTTCCAG TGTTGCTCTATGGAGGCGAATTGTGACACAATGGCAGTGATGGCAGCTACTTTGGCCAACGGTGGTATTTGTCCCATCACCGAAGAAAAAGTTTTAAAGCCTGACAGCGTTCGAGATGTTCTGAGTTTAATGCATAGCTGTGGAATGTACGACTACAGTGGCCAATTTGCGTTCAAG GTTGGCATACCAGCGAAGTCCGGAGTGTCAGGATGTCTCTTGGTAGTGATACCAAACGTGATGGGTATTTGCACGTGGTCTCCACCATTGGATCCCCTTGGGAACTCCTGCAGAGGCGTCCAATTCTGTCAGGAACTCGTCTCTGAGTTCAACTTTCATAG CACCTACTATGATCACAGGTACGACAATCTGAAGCACGCGACTAATAAGAAAGACCCGAGGAGACACAAATACGAAACCAAAGGGCTGTCGATCGTTAATCTTCTGTTCAGCGCGGCCAGTGGCGATGTTACAGCGATGAGAAg gCATCGGTTGAGTGGAATGGACATGACCCTGTCGGATTATGATGGTCGAACAGCTCTGCATTTAGCTGCTAGCGAAGGGCATCTGGATTGTgtcgaatttttaatcgaacagTGTGGAGTTCCTCACAATCCTAAGGACAG ATGGGGAAAAAGGCCGGTCGATGAGGCAGAAACATTCGGACACATGCAAGTGGTGGAATACTTAAACAACTACGCTGTAGCCTTAAAGACGGAAcaggaaaacgaagaaaaggagaataaTAATACGGAGGAAGGGGATCAAAGAAAAGTAGCTGAATCAACGGCACAAACACCGATACCATAA